A part of Cloacibacillus sp. genomic DNA contains:
- a CDS encoding aldehyde dehydrogenase family protein, whose amino-acid sequence MREYKLYINGEWIETETGKIVDDLNPADGSLFARVHTAGKKEVEAALAAADGAFAGWSSLLASQREKILLKAADNIEALREEAIEILIEEAGSTFMKANGEVTASANTLRVAAGECRRAEGEVLQPTSNGQLSLAVRVPLGVVAAIAPFNFPINITMKKIAYALAIGNTIVLKPASYTPATGYLVAKAFEMAGLPAGVLNVIPGPGGIVGDILVEDPRVKCVTFTGSSPVGRGIAAKAAKNLKKYALELGGKNPLIVLKDFDAAKAAELAAYGSFYNQGQTCIATSRIIVEEPLYDAVCEQMLKQAKNFKVGDPHEKDTLVGPLIDPSQCDFIDGQIRDALSKGAKVLCGGTHEGSFFQPTILADVTPEMDIFYQESFGPVVSIFRAKDPAHALELVNDNEYGLSSSILTNDLNLAIQLSLKMQAGMVHVNDSTVVSTSGTAPSGGVKMSGFAKESGKFSVDVYSELKWVTLQYADKKR is encoded by the coding sequence ATGAGAGAATATAAACTTTATATCAACGGCGAGTGGATAGAGACAGAGACCGGTAAAATCGTCGACGATCTGAACCCGGCGGACGGTTCGTTGTTCGCGCGCGTTCACACGGCGGGTAAAAAAGAGGTCGAAGCCGCGCTGGCGGCGGCGGATGGCGCGTTTGCGGGATGGTCCTCGCTCCTTGCGAGCCAGAGAGAGAAGATACTGCTGAAAGCCGCCGATAATATCGAGGCGCTGCGGGAAGAGGCGATCGAGATACTGATCGAAGAGGCGGGCTCCACCTTCATGAAGGCAAACGGAGAGGTCACCGCCTCCGCGAACACACTCCGCGTCGCGGCGGGAGAATGCCGCCGGGCCGAAGGAGAGGTCCTTCAGCCGACCTCTAACGGGCAGCTTTCCCTCGCGGTGCGCGTACCGCTAGGCGTAGTCGCGGCGATCGCGCCGTTCAATTTCCCGATCAACATCACTATGAAAAAAATCGCTTATGCGCTGGCCATTGGAAATACCATAGTCCTGAAACCCGCCTCTTACACCCCCGCGACGGGTTATCTCGTCGCCAAGGCCTTTGAGATGGCCGGACTGCCGGCCGGCGTGCTGAACGTCATTCCGGGGCCGGGCGGCATCGTCGGCGATATCCTGGTAGAGGACCCCCGCGTCAAATGCGTGACCTTTACCGGCTCCAGCCCCGTAGGACGCGGCATCGCGGCAAAGGCCGCCAAGAATCTGAAAAAATACGCGCTGGAGTTGGGTGGCAAGAACCCTCTGATCGTACTGAAAGATTTCGACGCGGCTAAGGCCGCCGAACTGGCCGCTTACGGATCCTTCTACAATCAGGGACAGACCTGCATAGCCACCTCGCGTATCATTGTGGAGGAGCCTCTGTACGATGCTGTTTGTGAACAAATGCTCAAACAGGCGAAAAACTTCAAGGTTGGCGACCCGCACGAGAAAGATACGCTCGTCGGTCCGCTGATCGATCCCTCCCAGTGTGATTTCATTGACGGGCAGATCAGAGACGCCCTCTCTAAAGGCGCCAAAGTCCTCTGCGGCGGCACGCACGAAGGCTCCTTCTTCCAGCCCACCATTCTCGCGGATGTGACGCCGGAGATGGATATCTTCTATCAGGAAAGTTTCGGCCCTGTCGTCTCCATTTTCCGCGCGAAGGACCCGGCGCACGCCCTGGAGCTGGTGAACGATAACGAGTACGGCCTTTCGTCGAGCATACTGACCAACGATTTGAATCTTGCCATTCAGCTGAGCCTCAAGATGCAGGCCGGGATGGTCCACGTCAACGATTCGACGGTCGTCAGCACAAGCGGCACCGCTCCGTCGGGAGGCGTAAAGATGAGCGGCTTCGCCAAGGAGAGCGGAAAGTTTTCCGTGGACGTGTACTCGGAGCTTAAATGGGTGACGCTCCAATATGCGGATAAAAAAAGATAA
- a CDS encoding aconitase/3-isopropylmalate dehydratase large subunit family protein, whose product MKTLTEKIFARALKRDTVKANDIVNVPVDRLLINDFVGAIVFRHFESLGAEAVVNPDNILLGIDHRIPPAEIKFADSLKFCRDKCRQYHIERFAEIGRHGIGHQLMVEDFVLPGEVALGTDSHSTMYGGIGAFATGITSSDAAIIMATGEIWLQVPASIRVNVRGQLNKGVTAKDLSLKVLTLAPLHTFIYKAIELGGEGIEALSISGRLAAANMLAETGAKNIIMAADEKTAAFIGKPSGELRMDRPDADAQYETTYEVDASELPPLLSYPHTPENVKPIGEGAEGLPIHQAFIGSCANGRIEDLEQALEILRGRKVHKDVRLIVVPASQKVMLEATRRGLVEELLVAGAAIMTPSCASCAGSGPGLIGAGERCISTTNRNFKGRMGNTESEVFLGSAYAVAAAAVCGYITDPRQFL is encoded by the coding sequence TTGAAAACTTTGACTGAAAAAATATTTGCCCGTGCTTTGAAACGAGACACGGTTAAGGCAAACGACATCGTCAACGTTCCCGTAGATCGTCTGCTTATCAACGATTTTGTCGGCGCGATCGTTTTCCGCCATTTTGAATCGCTGGGCGCGGAGGCGGTGGTAAATCCGGACAACATATTGCTCGGCATAGACCACCGCATCCCTCCGGCGGAGATAAAGTTCGCCGACAGCCTTAAATTCTGCCGGGATAAGTGCAGACAGTACCACATCGAACGTTTTGCGGAGATCGGACGGCACGGCATCGGACATCAGCTGATGGTCGAAGATTTTGTCCTGCCGGGAGAGGTGGCTCTGGGGACGGATTCGCATTCCACCATGTACGGCGGCATCGGCGCATTCGCGACCGGCATTACCTCCTCCGACGCGGCTATCATTATGGCTACCGGGGAAATATGGCTGCAGGTCCCGGCATCGATCCGTGTAAATGTACGCGGTCAATTAAATAAGGGCGTAACGGCCAAAGATCTTTCTCTTAAAGTCCTTACGCTGGCGCCTCTCCACACGTTTATCTATAAGGCGATAGAGCTTGGCGGAGAGGGCATCGAGGCGCTTAGCATCTCCGGCCGTTTGGCCGCCGCCAACATGCTGGCGGAAACCGGCGCGAAGAATATTATCATGGCCGCGGATGAAAAGACGGCGGCGTTTATCGGAAAACCATCCGGCGAGCTGCGGATGGACAGGCCGGACGCGGATGCGCAGTATGAAACGACATATGAGGTTGATGCCTCGGAGCTGCCGCCGCTGCTCTCCTATCCGCATACGCCTGAAAACGTAAAACCAATCGGCGAGGGGGCGGAGGGACTGCCGATCCACCAGGCCTTCATCGGCTCCTGCGCTAACGGACGTATTGAAGATCTCGAACAGGCGCTTGAAATTTTACGCGGCCGCAAAGTGCATAAAGACGTCAGGCTGATCGTAGTGCCGGCCAGCCAGAAGGTTATGCTGGAGGCTACGCGCCGCGGCCTTGTGGAAGAACTTCTTGTCGCCGGGGCGGCGATAATGACCCCGAGCTGCGCCTCCTGCGCCGGCTCCGGCCCCGGGCTCATCGGCGCGGGGGAACGCTGTATCAGCACGACGAACCGTAACTTCAAAGGGAGAATGGGCAACACGGAATCCGAGGTCTTTCTCGGCTCCGCCTATGCGGTTGCCGCCGCGGCCGTTTGTGGTTATATCACCGATCCCAGGCAATTCCTTTAA